The sequence below is a genomic window from Rhizobium gallicum bv. gallicum R602sp.
CGCCTTCCGCGACAACGACCGGGATGCCTCGACCGGGCTTTCCGATTTCCTCGAAGACCAGGGCGTGACAGAGCTCGACGTCTGCGGCCTGGCGACAGACTATTGCGTCAAATTCTCGGCGCTCGATGCGCTGGAGATGATGCCCGGGATCAAGGTCCGGTTCATCGAAGATGCAAGCCGCGGCATCACGCCGGAAGGGGTGGCTGCCGCAATAGACGAGATGCACGCACGCGGCATCGAGATCATCGACAGCCAAAAGGCTCTCACCGGCTGAGGCTCAGTCCCGCGCCGCCTGCTCCAGCCCGTAAATATCGTCTGCAAGGTCGTCGGCACGCTTCAGAAACGCCGCATGTGCATCCTGTAGGCCCTGCTTGTAATAGGCGGCGCCGATCTCCTTGGCGAAGAAGTCGAGGACCAGTTCCGACTTGAGCAGGCCGACCGGCTGATCCAGTTCCTTGTCGAAGAAGTGCTGGACCCGCGCAATCAGCGCGGCCTTATCGTCCTTGGAAAAGTCTATCGGCTTCATCGTCTCGTCTCCTGCCATTGTCAGAGATTTCCACCGTTCAGCGAAATCGATCGGTCGATCAAGGAAATTCGATTGCGGCGGAGGCGCTGGGCACATAGAGCAGGTTCGTTTTTGAAGGAGGACAACTGCCGATGAGTCGCGCGGAATTCGTCGAGGGTCTGCGGGGCGGCTTCACAGTCGCCGTGGCGTCCGCGCCTTTCGCAGCACTATTCGGCGCGCTTGCCGTTGATAATGGCATGTCGCTCGGCGAGCTGACGCTGATGAGCGCCACGGTCTATGCGGGTGCCAGCCAGATGGTCGGCATCGAGCTTTTCGGAAACAACGTCCAGGCCTGGCTCATCGTCGCCTCTATTCTCGCCGTCAATTTCCGCCATGTTCTCTATTCGGCGGCGATCGCGCGCTACGTCCGCCATTTCACGCCGCTGCAGAAGTTCTTCACCTTCTTCCTGCTCGTCGACCCGCAATTTGCCGAGATGGTGAAGCGCGGCGAGGAGGGCAAGCCAGTCACCTTCATCTGGTATCTCGGCTTCGGCATCATCATCTACGTGCCCTGGGTGCTGGTCAGCCTTCTCGGCGGGCTGCTCGGCAGCTTCATCGGCGACCCGAAGGCGATCGGCCTTGATATCCTGCTGCCCGCCTATTTCCTTGGTATCGTGCTCGGCTTCCGCAACCGCGACAACTTCTTGCCGGTCGCCTTCGTCAGCGCCGTCGCCTCTGCGATCGCCTACCATTATGTCGGCTCACCCTGGCATGTCAGCCTGGGTGCTGCGGCCGGCATCACCTTGGCTGCATTGCTGCCATTGCCTGGCGCGCTTAAGCCCGAACCCGAAAACGAACCGCACGAGGTCTGACATGGAATTCGATCTCCAGATGGTCCTTGTGATCCTCGCATCGGCTGTTGCGACCTATGCAACGCGCATTGGCGGTTATGTGCTCATCACCACGATGAAACGCATCCCACCGCGCATGGAGGCAGCCCTCAACGCCGTCCCTGCCGCCGTGCTGACGACCATCGTCGCACCGGCCTTCTTCGATGGCGGCTGGGATTCCAAGCTGGCGCTTGTGGTCGCCCTCATCGTCGGTCTCAGGGTGTCGCACACCTGGATGCTCGTCGCAGCCTGGCTTGTCGTCATGGCCTGGCGCCGCACGATCGGGTTCTAGGGCCGCGTGGCGCCTTAAACCTCAATATTCCAGCGGCAGCGTCGCATTTTCCAGCCAGGCTTTGACGTCCGCGTCGTGGATCAGCGGCATCAGCGCTTCGCGGGTGCGGGCGTGATAATCGTTGAACCAGCGCAGCTCGTCATGCGTCAGCAGTTCGGGAATAACGATCGTGCGGTCGATCGGGCAGAAGGTCAGCGTCTCGAAGCCCAGCATCGGCATGTCGCCGCCATCGATGTCCTCCGCCTCGCGCACATAGATCAGGTTTTCGATGCGGATGCCGAAGCTGCCCGGCCGGTAATAACCCGGCTCGTTGGAAAGGATCATGCCGGGCAACAATTCCTGCGTCGAAAGCCTCGATATGCGCTGCGGCCCCTCGTGCACGGAAAGATACGAGCCGACGCCGTGGCCAGTTCCGTGCCCGAAATCCACGCCCGCCCGCCAGAGCGCGATGCGCGCCAGCGGGTCGAGATCGCAGCCCCGCGTGCCCTTCGGAAAGCGCGCCGTGCTGATCTGGATCATGCCCTTCAGCACCAGTGTGAATAAGCGCTTCTGCTCTTCCGAAACCGCGCCGATGCCGACGGTGCGGGTGATGTCCGTAGTGCCATTGATGTATTGCGCGCCGGAATCGATCAGGAAAAGCTCGCCAGCATTGATCGTCCGGTCGGTGTCGACCGTCACGCGGTAGTGCATGATCGCGGCATGCTCGCCGGCGCCGGAAATCGTGTCGAAGGAAACATCCTTGAGCGGGTTCTGCATGTTCTGGCCGACGCTTGCGCGCACGGCCTCCAGCTTCTCGGCCGCGGCAATCTCCGTCACCGTGCCCGGCTTTTCCTGCGACAGCCAGCAGAAGAACTCGACCATCGCCGCGCCGTCTTGCAGGTGGGCCGCCGCCGAGCCGTTGAGTTCGACGCGGTTCTTCACCGCCCGCGGCAGCTTGGCAGGATCGGCACCCTCCACCACTTCGCCGCCTGCCTTGCGGATGATGTCGGCAAGCGCATAGGATGCGACGTCCGGATCGATCATGACTCGGCGGCCATCCTTCGACACGGCCGCAAGCCGTTCGTCGAGCGAAGATGGCGGCAGTTGCACGCATATCTGCGCAAGATAGGCTTCCGGCTCGATGCTGGTCTTGCGCTTATCAAGGAACAGCTCGGCCTTGCCGCCTGCATGGATGATGGCACGGGCGAGCGGATGCGGCGTATGGGGAACGTCGGCACCGCGGATATTGAATATCCACGCAATCGAAGACGGATCGGCGATCAGCACGGCTGCCGCATTCTTCTTGGCGAGATCGGCGGCAATCATCGCGATCTTGTCCTTTGCCAGCGTGCCGGCCTGGGCGACATTCTGGATGACGACGGCCCCGAGCGGTTCGGCCGGCCGATCCGTCCATAGCCTGTCGAGCGGATTGTGTGGCAGGATCACCAACGTGCCGCCGATCTCGGCAAGCGCCTTTTCAAGACGCCGCACGTCGGCGCCGGAATGCAGCCACGGATCAATGCCGAGACGCATCCCCTGCTTGCCGTTCTTGGGAATCCAGACATGCGGCGGCTCGTTGACGAGGTCGCCGCCGGTAAAGACGGAACTGTCAACCTGCTCGGCAAGCTGCGTGACGTAGCGGCCGTCGACGAAAATGATCGCCTGGCTGTGGGTGATAAGCGCAATACCCGCAGACCCGGTGAAGCCAGTCAGCCACGCCAGGCGCTCCGCGCCCGCCGGCACATATTCGCCGTTGTATTCATCGGCACGCGGCACGAGAAAGGCGTCGATGCCAAGCGCCTCGAAACTCGCGCGCAGTTGCCCAACCCGATCGCGGCCGAATTGTGGCGTAGAGGTCACCTCAAAAGACTGGAACATCTGAAAACCCAATAGCTATATCCGAATCCGCCAAAAAGCGGGGCGGCCCATGTTATCGAAAAATCAGGGCAATGGGAGAAAAAGCAGCCACTTTCCCCCATATCAGGCCGCTCAATATTTTGGCAGAAATGTGGCAAGGAAAACGAAACTGGCACGCTTTATGCATTGAACGCATGGCTCCCATGAACGAAAGCCTCTGCCTCAGGATTTGGGAATAGCTATATACGGCGCATCAAACGGGTTCGGAAATCGAGCCCGCAACGAAAAGGATATGAAAATGACTGCCTCTCTGTCGCGCTTCGCTTACAGCAGCCCGGTGCAGGCTGGCGAACGCCAGACTGTGCATCACGTCATCGGTGCGCGCCGCCCGCTCAATGGGGATAGCCTCAAAATGCTCGGCACGGGCCACAAGGTCACGCAC
It includes:
- a CDS encoding aminopeptidase P family protein; its protein translation is MFQSFEVTSTPQFGRDRVGQLRASFEALGIDAFLVPRADEYNGEYVPAGAERLAWLTGFTGSAGIALITHSQAIIFVDGRYVTQLAEQVDSSVFTGGDLVNEPPHVWIPKNGKQGMRLGIDPWLHSGADVRRLEKALAEIGGTLVILPHNPLDRLWTDRPAEPLGAVVIQNVAQAGTLAKDKIAMIAADLAKKNAAAVLIADPSSIAWIFNIRGADVPHTPHPLARAIIHAGGKAELFLDKRKTSIEPEAYLAQICVQLPPSSLDERLAAVSKDGRRVMIDPDVASYALADIIRKAGGEVVEGADPAKLPRAVKNRVELNGSAAAHLQDGAAMVEFFCWLSQEKPGTVTEIAAAEKLEAVRASVGQNMQNPLKDVSFDTISGAGEHAAIMHYRVTVDTDRTINAGELFLIDSGAQYINGTTDITRTVGIGAVSEEQKRLFTLVLKGMIQISTARFPKGTRGCDLDPLARIALWRAGVDFGHGTGHGVGSYLSVHEGPQRISRLSTQELLPGMILSNEPGYYRPGSFGIRIENLIYVREAEDIDGGDMPMLGFETLTFCPIDRTIVIPELLTHDELRWFNDYHARTREALMPLIHDADVKAWLENATLPLEY
- a CDS encoding AzlC family ABC transporter permease yields the protein MSRAEFVEGLRGGFTVAVASAPFAALFGALAVDNGMSLGELTLMSATVYAGASQMVGIELFGNNVQAWLIVASILAVNFRHVLYSAAIARYVRHFTPLQKFFTFFLLVDPQFAEMVKRGEEGKPVTFIWYLGFGIIIYVPWVLVSLLGGLLGSFIGDPKAIGLDILLPAYFLGIVLGFRNRDNFLPVAFVSAVASAIAYHYVGSPWHVSLGAAAGITLAALLPLPGALKPEPENEPHEV
- a CDS encoding AzlD family protein — encoded protein: MEFDLQMVLVILASAVATYATRIGGYVLITTMKRIPPRMEAALNAVPAAVLTTIVAPAFFDGGWDSKLALVVALIVGLRVSHTWMLVAAWLVVMAWRRTIGF
- a CDS encoding DUF2164 domain-containing protein; translation: MKPIDFSKDDKAALIARVQHFFDKELDQPVGLLKSELVLDFFAKEIGAAYYKQGLQDAHAAFLKRADDLADDIYGLEQAARD